A window from Synechococcus sp. RSCCF101 encodes these proteins:
- a CDS encoding DUF1350 family protein — protein sequence MSAPDWRQRGTLWCLTPNRAVGVVEMIGGSYLAATPHLSYRRLLEALAEQDWAVRAWSYVPGFDHQAQATDAWRSFRRQRAQDRDRGRLPADLPVLRLGHSLGCKLHLLAPDGGRACCGVVAMSFNNFSADRSIPLLGELAPRLQFTTEFSPGPQETLRLIRQSHLCPRNLLIRFGEDALDQSPALLDCLQDRPDDASRLLQLPGDHLSPASAGFRRQVLGAWADDPARGRSLRQLAATISQTALAWIGRPQPSTVG from the coding sequence ATGAGCGCCCCGGACTGGCGACAGCGCGGCACGCTCTGGTGCCTCACCCCGAACCGCGCCGTCGGCGTGGTGGAGATGATCGGTGGCAGCTACCTGGCCGCCACGCCCCATCTGAGCTACCGGCGCCTGCTGGAGGCGCTGGCTGAGCAGGACTGGGCCGTGCGGGCCTGGAGCTACGTGCCGGGCTTCGATCATCAGGCCCAGGCCACCGATGCCTGGCGCAGTTTCCGGCGCCAGCGGGCCCAGGACCGGGATCGCGGCCGGCTGCCGGCCGATCTGCCCGTGCTCCGGCTGGGCCACAGCCTCGGCTGCAAGCTGCATCTGCTCGCCCCGGACGGTGGCCGGGCCTGCTGTGGTGTGGTGGCCATGAGCTTCAACAACTTCTCCGCCGATCGCTCCATCCCCCTGCTCGGTGAGCTGGCTCCGCGCCTGCAGTTCACAACCGAGTTCAGCCCCGGCCCGCAGGAGACGCTGCGCCTGATCCGTCAGAGCCACCTCTGTCCCCGCAACCTGCTGATCCGCTTCGGCGAGGACGCCCTCGATCAGAGCCCGGCCCTGCTCGATTGTCTGCAGGACAGGCCCGACGACGCCAGCCGGCTGCTGCAACTGCCGGGCGACCATCTCTCTCCGGCCAGTGCCGGCTTCAGGCGGCAGGTGCTCGGGGCCTGGGCGGATGATCCGGCCCGGGGCCGCAGCCT
- a CDS encoding peroxiredoxin, with translation MAASLAPGDHAPLIALTDQNGVERRSDQLEGRPLVLFFYPKDDTPGCTMEVCAFRDNHASLTDLGAEVWGVSGDDAASHRRFSDRHSLPFPLLADRGNQLRRAFGVPNALFVLPGRVTYVIDGSGVIRHVFENLLDAAAHVREARTALEALTSASPG, from the coding sequence GTGGCTGCCTCGCTCGCTCCCGGTGACCATGCTCCCCTGATCGCCCTCACCGATCAGAACGGGGTCGAACGCCGCAGCGATCAGCTGGAGGGTCGCCCGCTCGTGCTCTTCTTCTACCCCAAGGACGACACCCCGGGCTGCACGATGGAGGTCTGCGCCTTCCGTGACAACCACGCCAGCCTGACGGACCTGGGCGCCGAGGTCTGGGGCGTGAGCGGAGACGATGCCGCCAGCCACCGGCGCTTCAGCGATCGCCACAGCCTTCCCTTTCCCCTCCTGGCGGACAGGGGCAACCAGCTGCGCCGTGCCTTTGGCGTTCCCAATGCCCTGTTCGTGCTGCCGGGTCGCGTCACCTATGTGATCGATGGCTCGGGGGTGATCCGTCATGTCTTCGAGAACCTGCTCGATGCGGCCGCCCACGTGCGCGAAGCCCGCACCGCCCTGGAGGCTCTGACCTCCGCCTCGCCCGGATGA
- a CDS encoding 3'-5' exonuclease, with the protein MVNEDPAAWSQPSLLELEAGAPPSGAPPEPASAPGPAPRDSRSAAGAECTAAGSLPERLLIIDTETTHLDPDEGRCIELGAILFHLPARAVLAQLSTLLPCPENPAEPVNGIPAAVSRLPMPWREGLQAFAALLDSAQLVVAHNAAFDRRWFGRPPLPAVPHRWLCTMEDISWPGTLGLKPRPSVRDLALAHGIPVWAAHRALTDCTYLAQVFERCDNLDQLVREGLEPRHLYRACISYEDRQLARQAGFRWNDAVPGAWSRRLSERQRQGLSFPVVAVDENASFVSAKRREMGG; encoded by the coding sequence GTGGTGAACGAGGACCCCGCGGCCTGGAGCCAGCCCAGCCTGCTGGAGCTGGAGGCCGGCGCCCCTCCCTCAGGAGCGCCGCCGGAGCCCGCTTCGGCCCCCGGACCCGCACCCCGCGACTCCCGCTCCGCGGCAGGGGCTGAATGCACCGCGGCCGGGAGCCTGCCGGAGCGGCTGCTGATCATCGACACCGAGACCACCCACCTCGACCCCGACGAGGGGCGCTGCATCGAGCTCGGGGCGATCCTCTTCCACCTGCCCGCCCGGGCCGTGCTGGCCCAGCTCTCCACCCTTCTGCCCTGCCCCGAGAATCCGGCGGAGCCGGTGAACGGCATCCCGGCGGCCGTGAGCCGGCTGCCCATGCCCTGGCGGGAGGGGCTGCAGGCCTTCGCCGCCCTGCTGGACAGCGCCCAGCTGGTGGTGGCCCACAACGCGGCCTTCGATCGCCGCTGGTTCGGGCGTCCGCCGCTGCCGGCGGTTCCGCACCGCTGGCTCTGCACCATGGAGGACATCAGCTGGCCGGGGACTCTCGGTCTGAAGCCGCGCCCATCGGTGCGGGACCTGGCGCTGGCTCACGGGATACCGGTCTGGGCCGCCCACCGGGCCCTGACCGACTGCACCTACCTGGCCCAGGTGTTCGAGCGCTGCGACAACCTCGATCAGCTCGTGCGCGAGGGCCTCGAGCCCCGGCATCTGTACCGCGCCTGCATCAGCTACGAGGACCGCCAGCTGGCGCGCCAGGCCGGATTCCGCTGGAACGATGCGGTGCCCGGGGCCTGGAGCCGGCGCCTGTCCGAGCGGCAGCGGCAGGGCCTGAGCTTTCCCGTCGTCGCGGTGGATGAGAACGCAAGCTTTGTTTCAGCAAAGCGAAGGGAGATGGGGGGTTGA
- a CDS encoding glycosyltransferase family 2 protein gives MAETPLVSVVIPVYNSAPFVAATLESVLAQTYRNLEILIVDDGSQDKSIAICRGFDDARIRILHQSNRGLAGARNTGIRHSRGCFVALLDSDDIWRETKVERHVAHLEARESVGVSFSNSEFIDESGRSLGLYQMGKLEGITARDIFLRNPVGNGSSIVLRKRMLDEIATVATLYEEPEAFYFDESFRQSEDVECWLRIALTTSWQFEGLPEPLTLYRVNAGGLSANLIKQYSSWERYVEKTATYAPDFIRTHIRRARGYYLRYLARRATSQGNRRTALHFLVQALRTSPLILLQDPLRTLVTAGAVLSLLVLPRALYRRLEATAMAFTGRSQRRRMARECAAAA, from the coding sequence GTGGCGGAGACCCCTCTGGTTTCAGTTGTGATTCCGGTGTACAACAGCGCGCCGTTTGTGGCGGCGACACTGGAATCCGTGCTCGCTCAGACGTACCGGAATCTCGAGATTCTGATCGTGGATGACGGCAGTCAGGACAAGAGCATCGCCATCTGCCGGGGATTCGATGATGCGCGGATCCGGATCCTGCATCAGAGCAATCGCGGACTGGCCGGTGCACGCAACACTGGCATCCGCCATTCCCGAGGCTGTTTCGTCGCCCTGCTCGACAGCGACGACATCTGGCGTGAGACCAAGGTGGAACGGCACGTGGCTCACCTTGAAGCTCGCGAGAGTGTGGGGGTGAGTTTCTCCAACTCCGAATTCATCGATGAATCGGGCCGCAGCCTCGGCCTTTACCAGATGGGCAAGCTCGAGGGGATCACGGCCCGCGACATCTTCCTGCGCAATCCCGTCGGCAACGGCTCCAGCATCGTGCTGCGCAAGCGCATGCTCGACGAGATCGCCACCGTGGCCACCCTTTATGAGGAACCGGAAGCCTTCTACTTCGATGAGAGCTTCCGCCAGTCGGAGGATGTGGAGTGCTGGCTCCGCATCGCCCTCACCACCTCCTGGCAGTTCGAAGGTCTGCCCGAACCCCTCACCCTCTACCGGGTCAATGCCGGCGGCCTCTCGGCCAACCTGATCAAGCAGTACAGCTCCTGGGAGCGGTATGTGGAGAAGACCGCCACCTACGCCCCCGATTTCATCCGCACCCACATCCGCAGGGCCCGCGGCTACTACCTGCGCTACCTGGCCCGACGCGCCACCTCCCAGGGCAATCGCCGCACGGCCCTGCACTTCCTCGTTCAGGCCCTGCGCACCTCGCCCCTGATCCTGCTGCAGGATCCCCTCCGCACCCTGGTGACCGCCGGAGCGGTGCTCTCCCTGCTGGTGCTGCCCCGCGCCCTCTATCGGCGCCTGGAGGCCACGGCGATGGCGTTCACCGGCCGCAGCCAGCGCCGCCGCATGGCGCGGGAATGCGCCGCCGCGGCATGA
- a CDS encoding WecB/TagA/CpsF family glycosyltransferase yields the protein MADRPTEPSPTPESGDRGGGFLFSGLRYQRTSQSGAVKQIAARLDAGHRTLVATPNVNHVMRARRTPAYLQALQRFDLLYADGMPIVLASRLMGSPLPERVTGADLLPALCAEAERRGEAVLLAGGDTPAVLEAACEALRSTHPTLAVFGHYPEYGFERDPAMSDALLEAIRSSGASVVFLGVGSPKQEDWLLAHRAELPVAAYLACGMAIGFAAGSVRRAPRWVQQAGAEWIWRLLQEPGRLWRRYLGDLRFLGVILQEWWAGRGGRA from the coding sequence ATGGCCGACCGCCCGACCGAACCCTCCCCCACGCCGGAATCCGGGGATCGCGGTGGCGGCTTCCTGTTCTCTGGGCTGCGGTATCAGCGCACCAGCCAGTCCGGTGCCGTGAAACAGATCGCGGCACGCCTGGACGCCGGCCACCGGACCCTGGTGGCGACGCCGAACGTGAACCACGTGATGCGGGCCCGCCGGACGCCGGCCTATCTGCAGGCCCTGCAACGTTTCGATCTGCTCTACGCCGATGGCATGCCCATCGTGCTGGCCTCCCGGCTGATGGGCTCCCCTCTGCCCGAACGGGTGACCGGGGCGGATCTCCTGCCGGCCCTCTGCGCGGAGGCGGAACGGCGGGGCGAGGCGGTGCTTCTGGCCGGCGGCGACACACCGGCGGTGCTGGAGGCGGCCTGCGAAGCCCTGCGGAGCACTCACCCAACGCTTGCTGTGTTCGGCCACTACCCGGAGTACGGCTTCGAGCGGGATCCCGCCATGAGCGACGCCCTGCTCGAAGCGATCCGCAGCTCCGGAGCCAGCGTGGTGTTCCTGGGGGTGGGCAGCCCCAAGCAGGAGGACTGGTTGCTGGCCCACAGAGCGGAGCTGCCGGTGGCGGCTTATCTGGCCTGCGGCATGGCGATCGGCTTCGCGGCGGGATCGGTGCGCCGCGCGCCGCGCTGGGTCCAGCAGGCGGGTGCGGAGTGGATCTGGAGGCTGCTGCAGGAGCCCGGTCGACTCTGGCGGCGCTACCTGGGCGATCTGCGCTTTCTGGGCGTGATCCTGCAGGAATGGTGGGCCGGGCGCGGCGGCCGCGCCTGA
- a CDS encoding polysaccharide biosynthesis/export family protein: MEELRRPQPTATGVRRIGWLARAAAGLALLVALPVESSALPLSRGDRVRLDVLDGDEQFTGTYQIDLNGSLPIPHLRPIQLEGLEPHEAEAAIERALVDQGFVQPAYADVGLEVQLWAPVDVFVKGQVFDPGRVTINAIDPEQQFSDVPQRSGDSAPGRFLTTAIRNAGGVRPDADLTAVELIRSGRRSLHDVSGVFSGEPFRDVPLLAGDQVIVPVSANPNPDIMRTSQISPPGVKVYLSNLTEPTQSNALSGSKEATGFSYGSRLVQAITSAACVGGSNVNKDRFVVHGRANRATGEVYWMRRPIEDVLKGTTAANGETNNPLLMNNDVVACYDSRFISLREVGRAVSLILSPVNLMRGSFFWPRFQQ, from the coding sequence ATGGAGGAGCTCCGCCGCCCGCAGCCCACAGCAACCGGAGTGCGGCGCATCGGTTGGCTGGCCCGCGCTGCGGCCGGTCTGGCCCTGCTGGTGGCACTGCCGGTGGAGAGCTCCGCCCTGCCCCTGTCCCGCGGCGACCGGGTGCGGCTGGACGTGCTCGACGGCGACGAGCAGTTCACCGGCACCTACCAGATCGATCTCAACGGCTCCCTGCCGATCCCCCACCTCAGGCCGATTCAGCTGGAGGGCCTCGAGCCCCACGAAGCGGAGGCCGCCATCGAACGGGCCCTCGTGGATCAGGGATTCGTGCAGCCCGCCTATGCGGATGTGGGGCTGGAGGTGCAGCTGTGGGCGCCGGTGGATGTGTTCGTCAAGGGCCAGGTGTTCGACCCCGGCCGGGTCACGATCAATGCCATCGACCCGGAACAGCAGTTCAGCGACGTGCCCCAGCGCAGCGGCGATTCAGCCCCGGGCCGCTTTCTGACCACGGCGATCCGAAACGCCGGTGGGGTGCGGCCGGACGCGGACCTGACGGCGGTGGAGCTGATCCGCAGCGGTCGCCGCTCCCTGCATGACGTGAGCGGTGTGTTCTCGGGTGAACCGTTCCGGGATGTGCCCCTGCTGGCAGGGGACCAGGTCATCGTTCCGGTGTCGGCCAACCCCAATCCCGACATCATGCGCACCTCCCAGATCTCTCCGCCGGGGGTGAAGGTGTACCTGTCCAACCTCACCGAACCCACTCAGAGCAATGCTCTGTCCGGATCCAAGGAAGCCACCGGTTTCTCCTACGGATCCCGGCTGGTGCAGGCCATCACCAGTGCCGCCTGCGTGGGGGGCTCGAATGTGAACAAGGACCGCTTCGTGGTGCACGGCCGGGCCAACCGCGCCACGGGGGAGGTGTACTGGATGCGCCGACCGATCGAGGATGTGCTGAAGGGCACCACGGCGGCGAATGGGGAGACCAACAACCCGCTGCTGATGAACAACGATGTGGTGGCCTGTTACGACAGCCGCTTCATCAGCCTGCGTGAGGTGGGCCGCGCCGTGAGCCTGATTCTCTCACCGGTGAATCTGATGCGGGGCTCCTTCTTCTGGCCGCGCTTTCAGCAATGA
- a CDS encoding O-antigen ligase family protein gives MTPIFFLKGCKDIAPENLAERLIWWSIVLTYPIYIIGGLYIVGSVLSWLLLLILLIKILGTENAQERPSIHWSLWVWIVAMLVMEVALLVGHTNFNFGTAQIIKSSIGWAKGWAALALYPLAGCLRIRPQLLYRAGCIFAMHSIFWFVLCTVAFALKIPPPSGGEGLVYVSPLKALGGSGESFFQLTMYEIDPESGASRFRFFAPWAPAGGMVANTYLVMAIRERKLSWKLLGLLGTFLIAVGTKSRLGQLGYLVIPPITFFLSRASRPWMLFGLSGVSYVMGFVFPTLKTALENFYRDFKGQRAGSSAVRAALKEIAFYRWYKEAPIWGHGTVERGPKLVEHMPIGSHHTWAGLLFAKGIVGFLAFLVPVIVTLGVLLQKAWDQRHEHASAGIGIMVMVLLYTFAENMETLIYLYWPGAILLGIALNEPAQPRASPPQPPGPGLLEPAAGRPAAA, from the coding sequence ATGACGCCGATCTTCTTCCTGAAAGGCTGCAAGGACATCGCGCCCGAGAATCTGGCCGAACGCCTGATCTGGTGGTCGATTGTTCTCACCTACCCGATCTACATCATCGGTGGGTTGTACATCGTCGGCTCGGTGCTCTCCTGGCTGCTGCTGCTGATCCTGCTGATCAAGATCCTCGGCACCGAGAATGCCCAGGAGCGTCCCAGCATCCACTGGAGTCTGTGGGTGTGGATCGTGGCCATGCTGGTGATGGAAGTGGCCCTGCTGGTGGGGCACACCAACTTCAACTTCGGCACCGCTCAGATCATCAAGAGCAGCATCGGCTGGGCCAAGGGCTGGGCGGCTCTTGCCCTCTATCCCCTCGCCGGTTGTCTGCGCATCCGGCCGCAGCTGCTCTACCGAGCCGGTTGCATCTTCGCGATGCATTCGATCTTCTGGTTCGTGCTCTGCACGGTGGCCTTCGCTCTCAAGATCCCCCCACCCTCCGGTGGCGAGGGTCTTGTGTATGTGTCGCCCCTCAAGGCGCTCGGTGGCAGTGGTGAGAGCTTCTTCCAGCTCACCATGTATGAGATCGATCCGGAAAGCGGTGCCTCCCGCTTCCGCTTCTTCGCGCCCTGGGCTCCGGCCGGCGGCATGGTGGCCAACACCTATCTGGTGATGGCGATCCGGGAACGCAAGCTGTCCTGGAAGCTGCTCGGTCTGCTGGGGACCTTCCTGATCGCGGTCGGCACCAAGAGCCGCCTGGGCCAGCTCGGCTATCTTGTGATCCCTCCGATCACCTTCTTCCTCAGCCGCGCCAGCCGCCCCTGGATGCTGTTCGGCCTGAGCGGCGTGAGTTATGTGATGGGGTTCGTGTTCCCCACGCTCAAGACCGCCCTCGAGAACTTCTACCGCGATTTCAAGGGCCAGAGGGCGGGCAGTTCAGCGGTGCGTGCAGCCCTGAAGGAGATCGCCTTCTACCGCTGGTACAAGGAGGCGCCGATCTGGGGCCACGGCACCGTGGAGCGTGGGCCCAAGCTGGTGGAGCACATGCCGATCGGCTCCCATCACACCTGGGCCGGCCTGCTGTTCGCCAAGGGAATCGTGGGCTTTCTGGCCTTCCTCGTGCCGGTGATCGTGACGCTGGGCGTGCTGCTGCAGAAGGCCTGGGATCAGCGCCATGAGCATGCCTCCGCCGGCATCGGAATCATGGTGATGGTGCTGCTCTACACCTTTGCCGAGAACATGGAGACGCTGATCTATCTCTACTGGCCCGGCGCCATCCTGCTGGGCATCGCCCTCAACGAGCCGGCTCAGCCCAGGGCGTCCCCGCCGCAACCCCCCGGGCCCGGGCTGCTGGAGCCGGCCGCCGGTCGTCCTGCCGCAGCCTGA
- a CDS encoding oligosaccharide flippase family protein, producing the protein MQRNYLRNISWTGAAEIGVRVTRLFATAVLARFLTENDYGLAALVLSVNELLVVFTRNGIVDRLVQLRNPRQVDELIPTAFSLSLVLSLLLCLGSVVAAAVMVRVYQQEALFWPIVCISVGYLFIPFSVVPTSLIMIDNQLKPLSLTVLVSIGTDNMLSALLAYQGFGLWAIVLPKILITPIWPLMLYRFRPWPIPKRLSFTNSRILIGFSSKILGSELLTTFQSNLDYLLIGLLLSTAQLGLYYFAFNAGLGFSLALISTLMPAFYTDLCEARQGGQDMAHVFRRNLRIVMKIFIPFVLLQVVVAPLYVPILFGQRWVEDGAVPVLQLICLSALSRPFAVAVTSLVRAIDRPRLDLQYQVVLTVVLVIGVLAGARYGILGVAAAVCAAHWLVQGIYYLWASRRLLAAPAS; encoded by the coding sequence ATGCAGCGCAATTATCTGCGAAACATCAGCTGGACCGGAGCGGCCGAGATCGGCGTGCGCGTCACCCGCCTCTTCGCCACGGCCGTGCTGGCACGCTTCCTCACCGAAAATGACTACGGCCTGGCGGCTCTGGTGCTGTCGGTCAATGAGCTGCTGGTGGTGTTCACGCGCAACGGCATTGTGGATCGCCTCGTGCAGCTGCGCAATCCCCGCCAGGTGGATGAGCTGATCCCCACAGCCTTCTCCCTCAGTCTGGTGCTGTCGCTGCTGCTCTGCCTCGGCAGCGTGGTGGCGGCAGCGGTGATGGTGCGCGTCTATCAGCAGGAGGCCCTGTTCTGGCCGATCGTCTGCATCAGCGTGGGCTACCTGTTCATTCCCTTCAGCGTGGTGCCCACCTCGCTGATCATGATCGACAACCAGCTCAAGCCCCTCAGCCTCACGGTGCTGGTGAGCATCGGCACGGACAACATGCTCAGCGCGCTGTTGGCGTATCAGGGATTCGGGCTGTGGGCCATCGTGCTGCCGAAGATTCTGATCACGCCGATCTGGCCGTTGATGCTCTATCGCTTCCGCCCCTGGCCGATTCCAAAGCGGTTGTCCTTCACCAATTCCCGCATTCTGATCGGATTCAGCAGCAAGATTCTCGGCAGCGAGCTGCTCACCACCTTCCAGTCGAATCTGGATTACCTGCTCATCGGGCTGCTGCTCTCCACCGCCCAGCTGGGCCTCTATTACTTCGCCTTCAACGCCGGTCTCGGCTTCTCACTGGCCCTGATCAGCACCCTGATGCCGGCGTTCTACACCGACCTCTGTGAAGCGCGTCAGGGAGGGCAGGACATGGCCCATGTGTTCCGCCGCAATCTCCGCATCGTGATGAAGATCTTCATCCCCTTCGTGCTGCTGCAGGTGGTGGTGGCACCGCTGTACGTGCCGATCCTGTTCGGTCAGCGCTGGGTCGAGGATGGGGCGGTGCCGGTGCTGCAGCTGATCTGCCTCTCCGCCCTCTCCCGTCCCTTCGCCGTGGCCGTCACCTCCCTGGTGCGCGCGATCGACCGGCCCCGCCTGGATCTCCAGTACCAGGTGGTGCTCACCGTGGTGCTGGTGATCGGGGTGCTGGCTGGAGCGCGTTACGGCATCCTCGGCGTCGCCGCCGCGGTCTGCGCGGCCCACTGGCTGGTGCAGGGGATCTACTACCTCTGGGCCAGCCGGCGCCTGCTGGCGGCACCGGCGTCATGA
- a CDS encoding glycosyltransferase family 4 protein, whose protein sequence is MALTVLFADNTQKEAWASGIRWTIDALIAATPPQRHRLEVCRHDQLAERLPQLKPDVLVVNAPSSWRSLLSFRRLKAPIRLLVEHHYCEGFALHMQHRYGKPLARLEWMLRLSYRSFDRVVAVSRGQAEWMRRRSLVKAERLATVCTSREVHEFEALALPEPHAGPLVLGALGRFSEQKGFDLLLEAMRRLDPAQVQLRLGGGGDEEEALRRAAADLPHVSFSGVITDLPAFFAGIDALVVPSRWEPFGNVALEAKASGRPVLVTQVDGLTEQASGCGLIATAGPGELAGAIAQLIRCGPEQRRAWGEEGRRQAGLAWPTYVETWLQLLDDLEAGRSGMKQ, encoded by the coding sequence ATGGCCCTCACCGTTCTCTTCGCCGACAACACCCAGAAGGAGGCCTGGGCCAGCGGCATCCGCTGGACGATCGATGCCCTGATCGCCGCCACCCCGCCGCAGCGTCACCGGCTGGAGGTCTGCCGGCACGATCAGCTGGCCGAGCGGCTGCCGCAGCTCAAGCCCGATGTGCTGGTGGTGAACGCGCCGTCCTCCTGGCGATCACTGCTGAGTTTCCGGCGGCTGAAGGCGCCGATCCGGCTGCTGGTGGAGCACCACTACTGCGAGGGCTTTGCCCTCCACATGCAGCACCGATACGGCAAGCCGCTGGCCCGACTGGAATGGATGCTGCGGCTGAGCTACCGGAGTTTCGACCGCGTGGTGGCCGTGAGCCGGGGCCAGGCCGAGTGGATGCGACGGCGCAGCCTGGTGAAGGCCGAACGGCTGGCGACGGTGTGCACGTCGCGCGAGGTGCACGAGTTCGAAGCCCTGGCCCTGCCCGAACCCCATGCAGGCCCACTGGTGCTCGGTGCCCTGGGACGCTTCAGCGAGCAGAAGGGGTTTGACCTGCTGCTGGAGGCCATGCGCCGGCTCGATCCGGCCCAGGTGCAGCTGCGCCTCGGTGGCGGTGGCGATGAGGAGGAGGCCCTGCGCCGGGCGGCCGCCGACCTGCCCCATGTGAGCTTCAGCGGAGTCATCACCGATCTGCCCGCCTTCTTCGCCGGAATCGATGCACTGGTGGTCCCATCGCGCTGGGAGCCCTTCGGCAATGTCGCCCTGGAGGCGAAGGCCAGCGGCCGGCCGGTGCTGGTCACCCAGGTGGATGGCCTGACGGAACAGGCCTCAGGCTGCGGACTGATCGCCACGGCCGGGCCCGGAGAGCTCGCCGGCGCCATCGCCCAGCTGATCCGCTGCGGGCCCGAGCAGCGACGGGCCTGGGGCGAGGAGGGGCGCCGCCAGGCGGGGCTGGCCTGGCCGACCTATGTGGAGACCTGGCTGCAGCTGCTGGATGATCTCGAAGCCGGGAGGAGCGGGATGAAGCAGTGA
- the pstS gene encoding phosphate ABC transporter substrate-binding protein PstS: MTLARTALALGSIVALAGGVTATAAPRINGAGASFPAPIYQRWFADLARKGGPQVNYQSVGSGSGRRQFIAGTVNFGASDDPMKSADMAKVKRGVVQIPMVGGTIAIAYNKPGCNLRLTQKQVADIFLGKISDWKSLGCGSGKITVVHRSDGSGTTKAFSQSLSAFSPEWKSKVGTGKSLKWPVGVGGKGNEGVAGVIKSKPGSLGYVNQAFVKGVIKAAAVQNKAGKYVKPSFTSGAAALNNVKLDSNLAGSDPNPAGAGSYPIATLTWVLAYKTGNGDKAKTIRETLNYMLSPAAQDLADNLGYVPLKGSILAKAKAAVNQIK; encoded by the coding sequence ATGACTCTCGCCAGGACGGCCCTCGCCCTCGGCTCCATCGTCGCCCTCGCGGGCGGCGTCACAGCGACCGCAGCTCCCCGCATCAACGGAGCCGGCGCCTCCTTCCCCGCTCCGATCTACCAGCGCTGGTTCGCCGATCTGGCCAGAAAAGGTGGTCCTCAGGTCAACTATCAGTCCGTGGGGTCCGGATCCGGTCGCCGGCAGTTCATCGCCGGCACCGTGAACTTCGGCGCCAGCGATGATCCGATGAAGTCGGCCGACATGGCCAAGGTCAAGCGCGGCGTGGTGCAGATCCCGATGGTGGGAGGAACCATTGCCATCGCCTACAACAAACCCGGCTGCAACCTCAGGCTGACCCAGAAGCAGGTGGCCGACATCTTCCTCGGCAAGATCAGCGACTGGAAGAGCCTCGGCTGCGGCAGCGGCAAGATCACCGTGGTGCACCGCTCGGACGGCTCCGGCACCACCAAGGCCTTCTCCCAGTCTCTGTCGGCCTTCTCTCCCGAATGGAAGAGCAAGGTGGGCACAGGCAAGTCGCTCAAGTGGCCCGTCGGCGTCGGCGGCAAGGGCAACGAGGGGGTGGCTGGTGTGATCAAGAGCAAGCCCGGCTCCCTCGGTTACGTCAACCAGGCCTTCGTCAAGGGGGTGATCAAGGCCGCTGCCGTGCAGAACAAGGCCGGCAAGTACGTCAAGCCCAGCTTCACGAGTGGTGCTGCGGCACTCAACAATGTGAAGCTCGACAGCAACCTCGCCGGCTCCGACCCCAACCCCGCCGGAGCAGGCAGCTATCCCATCGCCACCCTCACCTGGGTGCTGGCCTACAAGACCGGTAACGGCGACAAGGCCAAGACGATCCGGGAAACCCTCAACTACATGCTGAGCCCCGCAGCTCAGGATCTGGCGGACAATCTCGGCTACGTGCCGCTGAAGGGATCGATCCTGGCCAAGGCCAAGGCCGCGGTGAACCAGATCAAGTGA
- a CDS encoding Crp/Fnr family transcriptional regulator, with translation MVSVPYRHNARQQAVLDLLERNYRQRSLVHVGAGNAVPLLKDSLWLVVRGMVKLAALSVHGDELLLGLAGPNEPFGEPLSTVEAYEAVALTDSDLLCLPCADIENSPHLALALWKATSARYRQSEALLALLGLRRVEERVRGFLQLLARDYGTPCQGGLRLTMRLTHQDIAGALSTTRVTVTRVIGILRDQNVIAFDNERHLIVLQPQRRAR, from the coding sequence ATGGTCTCCGTTCCCTACCGCCACAACGCTCGCCAGCAGGCCGTCCTTGACCTGCTCGAACGCAACTACCGGCAGCGCTCCCTGGTGCATGTGGGTGCGGGCAATGCCGTGCCCCTCCTGAAGGACAGCCTCTGGCTGGTGGTGCGCGGCATGGTGAAACTGGCTGCCCTGTCCGTGCACGGAGACGAACTGCTGCTCGGTCTGGCCGGTCCGAACGAACCCTTCGGGGAACCCCTGAGCACCGTGGAGGCCTACGAGGCGGTGGCGCTGACCGACAGCGATCTGCTCTGCCTTCCCTGCGCGGACATCGAGAACAGCCCCCATCTGGCGCTCGCCCTCTGGAAGGCCACATCCGCCCGTTACCGGCAGTCGGAAGCGCTGCTGGCCCTGCTCGGCCTGAGGCGGGTGGAGGAACGGGTGCGGGGCTTTCTGCAGTTGCTGGCGCGGGATTACGGCACGCCCTGCCAGGGAGGGCTGAGGCTCACGATGCGGCTCACCCACCAGGACATCGCCGGCGCCCTCTCCACCACCCGGGTGACCGTGACCCGGGTGATCGGGATCCTCAGGGACCAGAACGTGATCGCCTTCGACAACGAGCGTCACCTGATCGTGCTCCAGCCCCAGCGGCGCGCCCGCTGA